A window of Nicotiana sylvestris chromosome 8, ASM39365v2, whole genome shotgun sequence genomic DNA:
ATCAAAGCTGTCAATGGACCCTTTAATGACCAATTATCCCACCAGAAACTACTAGACCCAAAGTTTACCTACCAAACCATATGCTTTAATGCAATATCCCTCATCTTGAGAACATGATTCCAAGTATGAGAGTTACCTGGAGCCAGTTTCTTTGAGGCTAAATGGGCCCTTACACAATATTTGTTTTTGATGAAGGTAGCCCAAAGAGATGATGTGGACCTAATCTGTCACCACCTTTTCATGTTAACATGTCACTAATATCCTCCATTCTCCTGACTCCAACGCCCTCTTCCTCAGTAGAAAGAGCAAGATTTTTCCAGGAACTCCAATGGTATTTTTTATGATCAACAGAGTTACCCCAGAAAAAGTTGGCAAAATGCTTTTCAATTAATCTAAACACACCTTTTAGGGGGGGGGAGGACATAACATATAGAGTATAAACAGATATGGATTAAATCACACTTTTAATCAAAATAGCTTTACTTCCATGAGAAAGAAACTTACCCTGCCAGCCATTAAGTCTTTTAACAATATTACTAAGCGTGCTGTCAAAATAATCAATTTTCTTCCTTCTCACATAAAGAGGGCAACCTAGATAGGTAAAAGTGAAAGTCTTATCCATAAAACCTAAACAATTTCTAATCATGTTGATTCTGATAACAACAGTATTAGGAGCAGTTAAGAAATAAATTTTATCTCTATTAACAAGTTGAGCAGAACTCCTTTCATACTTAGAGATAGTGTTCATGACCAATTTAACAGAGATAGAGTCACCActacagaaaataataatatcatAAGCATAGACTAAGTGGTTAATCTTAGGAACATTAGCATGATTAGAGAAAGGGATGAAATTAGGGTTTCTATATAAACAGTTAGGAGATCTAGACAAGACCTCAACAACTATTATGAATAGAGATGGAGATAATGGATCTCCTTGTTTAAGCTCTCGAGAAGATGAGAAGAAGCCCTGTCTAGTATCATTCACAATGATAGAGTACCACATATTAGAGAATAAATTATGGATTATTAAAATCCAACTATCAGAGAATTCAAACTCTCTTAAAACAACATAAATAAAATCCTAGGACATGCTATCATATGCTTTAGCCATATCAAGCTTAATAACCACATTACCATCTTTGTTAATTTGAGCAATATTGTGAATGATCTCCTGAGCAAGCAATACATTCTCTGATATCAACTTATCTTTTACAAAACCACTTTGAATCAAAGATACTAATTTGTGGAAAAGAGTATTAACTCCAATAGAAATGATTTTAGAAATAATCTTTTTAGTAAAGTTTGAGAGGCTGATTGGTCTAAAATCAGCAAAAGTAGCAGGATTATCAATTTTAAGAATTAAAACCAAACATATATGAGAGTAGAATTTAGTCAAACCTTTTCCCGTGAAGAATTCTATCACAAAGGCAGTTACCTCATTTTGGATGATGTCCCAGCAACTCTGAAAGAAGGTACCATTGAAGCCATCTGGACCTGCAGTGCTGTGAGGGCTCCGGctaaaaataaaatctttgaTTTCTTTTTCAACTGGAATCTTGTTCAGCATATCATTGTCTTCCCTAGAGATGCAAGATGGGATGCAATCTAGTATAGAAATGTTGATAGTCGGAGGAGTAAGGTTGAAAAGAGATTGAAAATATTTAACAGCTTTCTTAGCAATCTTCTCATCCCCCTTGATCAGATTACCATTTCTGTTTTTGATTCTATTAATTTgttgctttcttcttcttctttctctaaGGATAGAATGGAAGTAACTAGTATCGTTATCCCCTTCTTCAAACCATTTAGCCTGAGATTTTTGTGTGAGTAATGAGTCTTGAAGACTAAGCCATATGATACCCCATACATTCATATCCCAACCTTCATTGACAATGTCAAAGAAACTATCTTGGTTCACCCAGCAATTCAGAAATTTGAAATACTTAATATAATATTGGCTTCCATTCAAATTCTTCATTAGAAGAGGCCTATGATCAGAACCATTCCTAGCTAGGTGCCTAATGGAGCACCTTTGAAAGAGCTGATCCCACAAATTATTAACAAAAAATGTGTCCAACGTTTTCAATATTCTCTTACCAGGCCTTCTGTTGTTACACCAAGTATAGTCAGAACCATTATACCCAATATTAGTAACCCCACAGTTGTCCATACATGTTTGAAAATCCAAACTTTTATGCATTCTGTGTGGCTTACCCCCTAGTTTTTCATTAGGATCCAAGATTATATTAAAATTCCCCCAATGCACCAGGGGACATCCACAACCAGATTGTCCTGTTCAAGAACATACCAAAGCTCTTTTCTATCATAAGATTTGCATTTAATATAAACTTCAGTAATTCAAATGTCTTGCTTTATAATTGCTTTGTACGTCTTGATAGTAATATGTTGGTCACTAGCTGTAATGATATTAGTGGGGCTGTAAGCattccaaaaataccaaatttgACCAATGTTATTAAAACAACAATGTTGAAAGCCAAGGAATTTTCTGTAGCCATCTACTTTTTCCTTAGCACTAAAGGGTTCAAAGATGGCCACAAATTGAGTTTTGTTAAGATTAATCAATTTCTTTAGCCTATGAATGGTTTTTTCCTAATATTCCAGAAAAGAGCACTAATCATTGGAATAACTAGAGGTGATATCCTCTTTTTGGCTCCTTCTCATTAAATGTTGAGTCTTGTTTTTGTTCCTTTTGCCACTTTTTCCGGTTttacttcttcctcttcttgtcaTATGTTGCTATTTTTCATTGTGATTTTGACTTCTCTAGCTATTTGCATTAATCTACTTGGCATTAAACTTATGTCTATCTTGCTTGCCTTCATATTATCATTCCAGTATTTTAAAACTTCATTTAGAATGTTTCAAATACCTAACATATGGAAAGAATATAAGTTGAAAGAGAAATTGACAATTTACCATTTGCTGAGATCTTTCGCTTTCTCAAATGTTGGGTACACTAGCACGCTACTAACATGTGTCGTCAAAAGGACAAAATCCCCTATTTAAAAAGAATCAGCGAAAGTGTTACCTTCTAAAATATTATGAAAATACATAAGGTATGAGATGTTATACCTTGGTAAGTAGAGCTTTTAACATCACAGAAGGCTACTACTGGCTTGGAATTTTCAATGCTCTCTAACAATTCCCCCTCAATTTCAGCTAAGTCTCCCCACAAAGTCAAAGTTTTTCTATCATACCTACATATTTAAAATTGAGTATCTTAAAAATTACATTCTACTTATATTATAGGTAGTAAAGTGTAAATCATGAGTGGCGAGTAACGGGTGGTAACTTGCCTTTCATTCGTAATTATTACTTCTCACCTTTTGCTTTATCCTTATCCATTTagtgcttttacttttattacaaTGCAAACAACATctacaaaaatataaaatattaaatatcgAATAATTGCAGCTGCAACATACTCAATAAATATATGTAGGTATTTACCAAATAAAATCTTATTAGTAACTATTCTGACTAGTCCAAAGAAATAAAACCATTGGAGAATTGTTGATACATAAATTCAGTGTTGCACTGCATTACTTCTGTGTTGCTATTAAATGCTACTTTGAGGGCCTTGTGTATAGATAAGAAATTTGGTTTTGTGCCGCTtatcttttttttatataatgtAGTAGCTATTATTTTGATCGAAAAAATTCTTCCATATTTGAAGGTCGTTGTTGAAAAGAGCAGTTTGTATTTTTGTTCCCTGTGTCAATATAGACAAACAATAAAGTCACTAAAGGAGGCAGTGTATTGAGAATTGAATATAAGAAACTATTAAAATAAAGTTACCTCTTCATCAACAAATATTAGCTGCCAATGTACACCTTCGCCATTCTCATTTTTGTATTCCTTTATTAAGCCTCGTCGAATGACTAAAACTTTAAATACCCATTCTGTAGCATATTTCTTCAACTTGCTaataggtaagcatatctttcCTAGCTCTTGTTCGTTTGCAATTGTAAGTTATTCTGTAGTAGCTAGGATAATAGATACAAACAAAATATATAGTTGTAATGTAGAGATGTTTTTTACCTATATAATATATATCCTTTAGAAGATGAATCATGAAATGCAATATCTAGTTGCAAGACAAGAGTAATGTTCAAAGAAGCTACTGATTCTTGAGGTTTAATTGGAAAATCAAGCAACGTCACCTGACAACATATATGAATATCTTAATAAAGCTTAAAAATAATGAAACAAGTGTAGAATTATTACCAATTTTGTGATGCGGCAACTAAAAAACCTGCAAAGAGAACTGTATCAGAAAGAATACAAGGATGATGGGACAAAGATACCTTATTGTGCACTTATATAGAGTGCTGGAAAGAATCTTAAAAGGCATGTAGAAGGAGTTACCATGGAAGATGAAAGAACAAAATATAAAGAGTGAAATTACTGCGAATAATAAATAAATGAATGATTTCAGGGACTTTATTAGGGAAAAGAAACGGAAGGAAGCAGCCATCAACGTCTAGAAAAAAACCAAAGCACTAATTTTAGGGAGTTCTTGAAGGAGAACGTAGGGGGGGGGGGAACCAAAACATTAATTTAATGGATATATTGAACGAAAACATGGCTTTAAAAGGGGGAGAAAAGTAAAAATCAATGAAATCAATTTCTTGGGagaaacttgtcacgacccaaaatctaactagtcgtgatgacacctaatccaatccgctaggtaagccaattgaCAATAAACCAATTCCAATGAAATTTAATGagacaaataaataaaagaaagtatCTAAATCTTATATATTTCtcaaggattggtagtacaaatcatgagcttcttaGACTTAAAGTTTAtaaagctggtatgaaataatACATCATTTGTTCGATATGTACATAAACAGATTTTTATAagtctaaggctaccatgaaccaAAGGCAGCTACAACCGGAATGCATGTACGTCTTCAAACCCAACTCCCATCAATCAcatcaacatcaacatccaacatctgcacgcaaggtgcagaagtgtagtatgagtacaaccgaccccacgtactcaataagtaacaaacctaacctttggttaaaagtagtgacgagctgtaATAAAGGTCGGAGTCCAACATCAATAGCtgacaacagttcataacaacataatgaaagtaataaaagaagtaactcagaggtaaaatgctcagctcgttcacaaTTCCAGAAAATAGGCCtacttttcaagtatatcagtgaaaaccaaATCTTTTTCCGAAATcaccaaaaatatgagtaagtttgaaaattgtAATTTTTTTCCCAAAGGCCTTCATTAGgtaaatgttttatttttttcaaatggcatgaggaaaatacagctctatgcctacatgtcaatgtaTGCATGCCAACTGTAATACCATGCAGTGataaaatcatatgcatactttCGGTACATC
This region includes:
- the LOC138874636 gene encoding uncharacterized protein, which produces MWYSIIVNDTRQGFFSSSRELKQGDPLSPSLFIIVVEVLSRSPNCLYRNPNFIPFSNHANVPKINHLVYAYDIIIFCSGDSISVKLVMNTISKYERSSAQLVNRDKIYFLTAPNTVVIRINMIRNCLGFMDKTFTFTYLGCPLYVRRKKIDYFDSTLSNIVKRLNGWQGVFRLIEKHFANFFWGNSVDHKKYHWSSWKNLALSTEEEGVGVRRMEDISDMLT